One stretch of Nocardia mangyaensis DNA includes these proteins:
- a CDS encoding TetR/AcrR family transcriptional regulator, producing MAEYTDRRVRRTRDHLHRALIELMIERGYDRVTVSDIIDRADVGRSTFYAHYRDKDDLLLVGCTEFLRREIARTTVPGSPLGPLRVMFHLAAQYPEVYHPLIGPKATTTVLHAYRRGVADIVGELLTDQPADTVAFLSWGLLGLLGVVIDPVAPVPPAAAWQRFESLALRGLTLGGADPATADDAESPAPRPPR from the coding sequence ATGGCCGAGTACACCGATCGCCGGGTCCGCCGCACCAGAGACCACCTCCACCGAGCGCTGATCGAGTTGATGATCGAACGGGGCTACGACCGGGTGACGGTCAGCGACATCATCGACCGGGCCGATGTGGGACGCTCCACCTTCTACGCCCACTACCGCGACAAGGACGACCTGCTCCTGGTCGGCTGCACCGAGTTCCTGCGCCGCGAGATCGCCCGCACCACGGTGCCCGGCTCACCACTCGGCCCGCTGCGGGTGATGTTCCACCTCGCCGCGCAGTACCCCGAGGTGTACCACCCGCTGATCGGCCCGAAAGCCACCACGACGGTGCTGCACGCCTACCGGCGCGGGGTCGCCGACATCGTCGGTGAACTGCTCACCGATCAGCCCGCCGACACCGTCGCGTTCCTGTCGTGGGGACTGCTCGGCCTCCTCGGCGTGGTGATCGACCCGGTCGCGCCGGTGCCGCCCGCCGCGGCGTGGCAGCGTTTCGAATCCCTGGCCCTGCGCGGACTCACCCTCGGCGGCGCAGATCCGGCCACGGCGGACGACGCAGAATCGCCAGCGCCACGACCACCCCGGTGA
- a CDS encoding class I SAM-dependent methyltransferase translates to MSGNQLLTPMFVDNSDTGLVIAGLRRYNVFTAVFFLGRHRRLLTELAAISRAAPGERALDIGCGPGKLVRALGAAVGGSGVAVGVDPSETAITDNRRRDRAANHRYERGPAQELPFADAEFDVVTCTFVMHHVPEQHRDAALAEMWRVLRPGGRVLLADAAPAPWMRRVFARRSGDPFAEVDIRRYAEQLRAVGFTDLDYTDSRYQTGILTAVKPEGSAPPDGSADVVGGLG, encoded by the coding sequence ATGTCAGGAAACCAGCTTCTCACTCCCATGTTCGTCGACAACAGTGACACCGGCCTGGTCATCGCGGGCCTGCGCCGGTACAACGTGTTCACCGCGGTGTTCTTTCTCGGCAGGCATCGTCGGTTGCTCACCGAATTGGCCGCGATCTCCCGTGCCGCGCCGGGGGAGCGCGCGCTCGACATCGGCTGCGGGCCGGGCAAACTCGTTCGGGCGCTGGGTGCCGCGGTCGGAGGGTCGGGTGTCGCGGTCGGGGTCGACCCGTCGGAGACCGCGATCACCGACAATCGGCGGCGTGACCGGGCGGCGAATCATCGCTACGAGCGCGGACCCGCGCAGGAACTCCCGTTCGCAGACGCCGAATTCGATGTCGTCACCTGCACATTCGTCATGCACCACGTTCCTGAGCAGCATCGCGACGCCGCGCTCGCCGAGATGTGGCGAGTGCTACGCCCTGGCGGTCGGGTCCTGCTGGCCGACGCGGCGCCCGCGCCGTGGATGCGCCGAGTGTTCGCGCGGCGGTCCGGTGACCCGTTCGCCGAGGTCGACATCCGCCGCTACGCCGAGCAGTTGCGTGCGGTGGGCTTCACCGACCTCGACTACACCGACAGCCGGTACCAGACCGGTATCCTGACCGCCGTGAAACCCGAGGGCAGCGCCCCGCCGGACGGATCGGCGGATGTTGTCGGTGGCCTCGGCTAG
- a CDS encoding HD domain-containing protein → MTFDQREAEAREFAVAAHGDQRYGEHPYSRHLAAVRGVLADFGYGGDLALAAWLHDVVEDTPVTAAEVESRFGREVLDLVWAVTGVGPDRKARNLDAYNKIAAHPRAVILKLADRTANAEASPPASSWMGMYRTEHPTFKAHLGGLLPDDPTVARMWERLEQCLDLSVAPPTDQWVEIDRLFAVGEREKAIAAVQAAFDCDPGEAERILAERV, encoded by the coding sequence ATGACGTTCGATCAGCGCGAAGCCGAGGCGCGGGAGTTCGCCGTCGCAGCGCACGGCGACCAGCGCTACGGGGAGCATCCGTACAGCAGACATCTCGCGGCGGTGCGCGGCGTGCTCGCGGACTTCGGCTACGGCGGTGATCTCGCGCTCGCCGCCTGGCTGCACGATGTCGTCGAGGACACACCCGTCACCGCCGCGGAAGTCGAATCCCGTTTCGGCCGTGAGGTTCTCGATCTGGTCTGGGCGGTCACAGGCGTCGGCCCCGATCGCAAGGCGCGAAACCTGGACGCCTACAACAAGATCGCCGCGCACCCACGGGCCGTGATCCTCAAACTCGCCGACCGCACCGCCAATGCGGAGGCCAGCCCGCCCGCCAGCAGTTGGATGGGTATGTACCGCACCGAACACCCCACCTTCAAAGCGCACCTCGGTGGGCTGTTACCCGACGACCCGACGGTGGCGCGGATGTGGGAAAGGCTCGAACAGTGTCTCGATCTGTCGGTGGCGCCGCCGACCGATCAGTGGGTCGAGATCGACCGTCTGTTCGCCGTGGGGGAGCGGGAGAAGGCGATCGCGGCGGTACAAGCCGCCTTCGACTGCGACCCGGGGGAAGCGGAGCGGATTCTCGCCGAACGGGTGTGA
- a CDS encoding copper homeostasis protein CutC, with product MTALEFAVQDVAGAHGARRAGADRVELCAALGSTGGLTASIGTIEAVVGAGVPVHALIRCRAGGFVYTDDDEIAVMNADARAAVSAGVAGLVVGALTQDHRVDVEVMRRVLDGIEVDDMELTFHRAIDQIDDRSAALDTLIDSGMTRVLTSGGASHCAEGLGELAAMVEHARGRIQIMAGGGVTVGDIPGLHRAGVDAIHLSARRVVPDDGGPGGGGTSGHEQLDNHLAAAAAEQLRSTSSAEHPTS from the coding sequence GTGACCGCGCTCGAGTTCGCGGTGCAGGACGTGGCGGGTGCGCACGGCGCCCGCCGGGCCGGGGCGGATCGGGTGGAACTGTGTGCGGCGCTGGGCAGTACCGGCGGGCTGACCGCGAGTATCGGCACGATCGAGGCCGTAGTCGGGGCCGGGGTTCCGGTGCACGCGCTGATCCGTTGCCGCGCAGGCGGTTTCGTGTACACCGATGACGACGAGATCGCGGTGATGAACGCCGACGCACGGGCGGCGGTATCGGCCGGAGTGGCGGGCTTGGTCGTCGGGGCGTTGACCCAGGACCATCGAGTCGATGTCGAGGTGATGCGCAGGGTGCTCGACGGTATCGAAGTCGACGACATGGAACTCACCTTTCATCGGGCGATCGATCAGATCGACGACCGCTCAGCAGCATTGGACACCTTGATCGACAGCGGAATGACCCGGGTACTCACCTCGGGCGGCGCATCCCACTGTGCCGAAGGTCTCGGCGAACTCGCCGCGATGGTCGAGCACGCCAGGGGGCGGATCCAGATCATGGCGGGCGGCGGCGTCACCGTCGGCGACATTCCCGGCCTGCACCGAGCCGGGGTCGACGCGATCCACCTGTCCGCCCGGCGGGTTGTCCCCGACGACGGCGGTCCCGGCGGTGGTGGCACCTCGGGTCACGAGCAACTGGACAACCACCTCGCGGCCGCCGCGGCGGAGCAACTGCGGTCAACAAGCAGCGCCGAACATCCGACTTCCTAG
- the nagB gene encoding glucosamine-6-phosphate deaminase, with protein sequence MEIVIRADEHEVATTVADIVGGYVERGNAILGLATGSSPLGSYQELARRCREGELDFSTASAFLLDEYVGLPKDHPQSYFSVIRSEFVDHVNLDPTRVLSPNGEAGDIAGEGRRYDAAIAAAGGVDVQLLGIGTDGHIGFNEPGSALTSRTRVKTLTEQTRKDNARFFDGPEDVPHHVLTQGLGTINEAGHLVMIALGAGKADAIAAAAEGPLSAFCPASVMQWHRHVTVVIDEPAASKLKLADYYKYALANKPAWQSF encoded by the coding sequence ATGGAGATCGTGATCCGGGCGGACGAGCACGAAGTGGCCACCACGGTCGCCGACATCGTCGGCGGTTACGTCGAGCGCGGCAACGCGATCCTCGGCCTGGCCACCGGGTCCTCGCCGCTGGGCAGTTATCAGGAACTGGCGCGACGCTGTCGCGAGGGCGAGCTGGATTTCTCGACCGCGAGCGCGTTCCTGCTCGACGAATACGTCGGGCTGCCGAAAGACCATCCGCAGTCGTACTTCTCGGTGATCCGGTCGGAGTTCGTCGACCACGTGAACCTCGACCCGACCCGGGTGCTGAGCCCGAACGGCGAAGCCGGCGACATCGCGGGTGAGGGCAGGCGATACGACGCCGCCATCGCCGCGGCGGGCGGGGTCGACGTGCAGTTGCTCGGCATCGGCACCGACGGGCACATCGGCTTCAACGAGCCCGGATCGGCGCTGACCTCGCGGACCAGGGTGAAGACACTGACCGAGCAGACCCGCAAGGACAATGCCCGCTTCTTCGACGGTCCCGAGGATGTGCCGCATCACGTGCTCACCCAGGGCCTCGGCACGATCAACGAGGCCGGTCACCTGGTGATGATCGCCCTCGGCGCCGGGAAGGCCGATGCCATCGCGGCCGCGGCCGAGGGGCCGCTGTCGGCGTTCTGCCCGGCCTCGGTGATGCAGTGGCATCGGCATGTCACCGTGGTGATCGACGAACCTGCGGCGAGCAAGCTGAAGCTGGCGGACTACTACAAGTACGCGCTGGCGAACAAGCCGGCCTGGCAGTCGTTCTGA
- a CDS encoding N-acetylglucosamine-6-phosphate deacetylase, which yields MSRPNVVRGHLVGTSVGEIADGVVEFDDGRITWVGPAVDRGGGALLPPVSDDLVLPGLIDLHCHGGAGFGFPNADGDGARIAAAHHRRHGTTGLLGSLVSAQSDALVRQASMLADLVTDGDLLGVHLEGPFINAIRCGAQDPAAIIPGDPDLFERICAAARGTVRSMTLAPETANFDALLTAMRYHEVLPSLGHTDADAATTAARIADAVGAPITATHLFNGMPGLHHRSPGPVAACLAAAGRGEMVVEVIADGVHLAPETVTMVFDTVGADRIALVSDAMAAAGMSDGDYRLGALDVRVHDGVARLATSDGSPGAIAGGTATLLDVVRWAVRHAGIPLLDAVTAASRTPARVLGLTDERGTLSVGARADLLVTDQSLQPRRVFVAGTEGT from the coding sequence GTGAGCCGACCGAATGTCGTGCGCGGGCATCTCGTCGGGACGTCGGTCGGTGAGATCGCCGATGGTGTCGTCGAATTCGACGACGGCCGGATCACCTGGGTCGGGCCCGCGGTGGATCGGGGCGGCGGCGCGTTGCTGCCGCCGGTCAGCGACGACCTCGTCCTGCCGGGACTCATCGACCTGCACTGCCATGGCGGCGCCGGGTTCGGGTTCCCCAATGCCGATGGCGACGGCGCGCGCATCGCGGCCGCGCATCACCGCCGCCACGGCACGACCGGGTTGCTGGGCAGTCTGGTCTCCGCCCAGTCCGACGCGCTGGTGCGCCAAGCGTCGATGCTGGCCGACCTCGTGACCGACGGCGACCTGCTCGGCGTGCACCTGGAGGGTCCGTTCATCAACGCGATCCGCTGTGGCGCACAGGATCCCGCGGCGATCATTCCCGGTGACCCCGATCTGTTCGAGCGGATCTGCGCGGCGGCGCGGGGTACCGTCCGCTCGATGACGCTCGCGCCGGAGACGGCGAACTTCGACGCGCTGCTCACCGCGATGCGCTACCACGAGGTGCTGCCCAGCCTCGGCCACACCGATGCCGACGCCGCGACCACCGCGGCCCGCATCGCCGACGCGGTCGGTGCACCGATCACGGCGACCCACCTGTTCAACGGGATGCCGGGACTGCACCACCGCTCCCCCGGCCCGGTCGCCGCCTGTCTGGCGGCCGCGGGCCGCGGCGAGATGGTGGTCGAAGTGATCGCCGACGGCGTGCATCTCGCGCCCGAGACCGTGACGATGGTGTTCGACACGGTCGGAGCCGACCGGATCGCACTGGTTTCCGACGCGATGGCGGCCGCGGGAATGAGCGACGGCGACTACCGGCTGGGTGCGCTCGATGTGCGCGTTCATGACGGTGTCGCCCGGCTCGCCACCAGCGACGGATCTCCCGGCGCCATCGCGGGCGGCACGGCCACGCTCCTCGATGTCGTCCGCTGGGCCGTCCGGCACGCGGGGATCCCCCTCCTCGACGCGGTCACCGCGGCCTCCCGCACCCCCGCTCGCGTGCTCGGCCTCACCGACGAGCGCGGCACGCTCTCCGTCGGCGCACGCGCCGACCTCCTCGTCACCGACCAGTCATTGCAACCGCGACGGGTGTTCGTCGCCGGAACGGAAGGAACCTGA
- the ptsP gene encoding phosphoenolpyruvate--protein phosphotransferase has translation MAEQVIRGLGVSPGVVSAPWLRFGSQLETSAQDPVGDSPERELARVKDALGGVADEMAARAARVSGVAAEILTMSATMARDPGIVAATEKELAAGMPTAHAVHLAFEGFCAKLEALGGYMAERATDLRDIGGRTVAVLLGQPMPGIPEPGYPFVLVARDLAPADTAMLGDSDVVGLLTSEGGPTSHTAILAKSLGLPAVVNCPGTDLLVDGAPVLLDGTTGEVVIDPSTARQQAATERAAADKARIAAASGPGHTADGTPVSLLVNIGTVDDAVKAGPVDSEGVGLFRTEFMYLGKPSEPSLDEQTASYTAVLEQFAGRRVVVRTLDAGSDKPLPFLDLGTEENPALGVRGLRIGTVFPQTLATQLTALARAGEATGSELWVMAPMVATADEAAGFAALARESGLRKVGAMIEIPAAALRAVDLLAHLDFVSIGTNDLSQYTCAVDRMAGGLAHLLDPWQPAVLDLIAMVGAAGAAAGKSVGVCGEAASDPTLAPVLVGLGVTSLSMSVPALPAVRAALSAVDIERCRDAADAACAARNPQLAREAVAAIVGHP, from the coding sequence ATGGCCGAGCAGGTGATCCGTGGCCTCGGCGTGAGTCCCGGCGTGGTGAGCGCACCGTGGTTGCGATTCGGTTCGCAGCTCGAGACTTCCGCGCAGGACCCGGTCGGCGATTCGCCCGAGCGGGAGCTCGCCCGGGTCAAGGACGCCCTCGGTGGTGTGGCCGACGAGATGGCTGCGCGCGCCGCTCGGGTCAGCGGCGTCGCGGCGGAGATCCTGACGATGTCGGCGACGATGGCCCGTGATCCGGGCATCGTCGCCGCCACCGAGAAGGAGCTGGCCGCCGGAATGCCGACCGCGCACGCGGTGCACCTGGCCTTCGAGGGGTTCTGCGCCAAGCTCGAGGCACTCGGCGGATACATGGCGGAGCGGGCCACCGACCTGCGCGACATCGGTGGCCGTACGGTCGCCGTGCTGCTCGGACAGCCGATGCCGGGGATTCCGGAGCCGGGGTATCCGTTCGTGCTGGTGGCTCGGGATCTCGCGCCCGCCGATACCGCGATGCTCGGCGACAGCGATGTGGTCGGGCTGCTCACCAGCGAAGGCGGGCCGACCAGCCACACCGCGATTCTGGCGAAATCGCTGGGACTACCCGCGGTGGTGAACTGTCCCGGAACCGACCTCCTCGTAGACGGCGCGCCGGTCCTGCTCGACGGCACCACCGGTGAGGTCGTGATCGATCCGAGCACGGCCCGCCAGCAGGCTGCTACCGAACGGGCGGCCGCGGACAAGGCACGCATCGCCGCCGCGAGCGGGCCGGGGCACACCGCCGACGGCACACCGGTGAGCTTGCTGGTGAACATCGGCACTGTCGACGACGCCGTGAAAGCCGGACCCGTCGACAGCGAGGGCGTCGGACTGTTCCGCACCGAGTTCATGTATCTCGGTAAGCCGTCCGAGCCGTCGCTCGACGAGCAGACCGCCTCGTACACCGCGGTGCTCGAGCAGTTCGCCGGGCGCCGCGTGGTGGTGCGCACCCTGGACGCGGGTTCGGACAAGCCGTTGCCCTTCCTCGATCTGGGGACCGAGGAGAATCCCGCGCTGGGTGTGCGTGGCCTGCGGATCGGGACGGTGTTCCCGCAGACACTGGCCACCCAGCTGACCGCGCTGGCCCGCGCGGGCGAGGCGACCGGCTCCGAGCTGTGGGTGATGGCGCCGATGGTCGCCACCGCCGACGAGGCCGCCGGATTCGCCGCGCTCGCCCGCGAATCCGGGCTGCGCAAGGTCGGCGCGATGATCGAGATCCCCGCGGCGGCCCTGCGCGCGGTCGATCTGCTCGCCCACCTCGACTTCGTCAGCATCGGCACCAACGACCTGAGTCAGTACACCTGCGCGGTCGACCGGATGGCCGGTGGGCTCGCCCACCTGCTCGATCCGTGGCAGCCCGCCGTACTCGATCTGATCGCGATGGTCGGTGCGGCCGGAGCGGCGGCGGGGAAATCGGTCGGGGTGTGTGGTGAGGCGGCCTCGGATCCGACGCTGGCACCGGTACTGGTCGGACTCGGGGTGACGAGCCTGTCCATGTCGGTGCCCGCCCTGCCCGCGGTGCGTGCGGCCCTGTCGGCCGTCGACATCGAGCGGTGCCGGGACGCGGCGGACGCGGCGTGTGCCGCAAGGAATCCGCAGCTGGCGCGCGAGGCGGTCGCGGCGATCGTCGGGCATCCGTGA
- a CDS encoding HPr family phosphocarrier protein encodes MTTRTAVVGSTVGLHARPAAKFTQAVQATGVPVRISVGDGEPVDAASILAVMMLGAGHGTEVTLHADGDDTVLEHLAELVASDLDAA; translated from the coding sequence ATGACCACCCGCACAGCCGTCGTCGGATCCACGGTGGGGCTGCACGCCCGGCCCGCCGCCAAGTTCACCCAGGCCGTGCAGGCCACGGGTGTCCCCGTTCGGATCTCGGTGGGCGACGGCGAACCGGTCGACGCCGCGAGCATTCTCGCGGTGATGATGCTGGGCGCCGGTCACGGCACCGAGGTGACGCTGCACGCCGACGGTGACGACACCGTGCTCGAGCACCTCGCCGAACTCGTCGCCTCGGACCTGGACGCGGCCTGA
- a CDS encoding PTS transporter subunit EIIC, whose translation MTAVTDSPKKESKVFAGLQRLGRSLMLPIAVLPAAGILLRVGQDDLLGRFSALESTAAVISAAGQAVFTWLPLIFAVGIAIGWAKKADGSTALAAVVGYMVINGVFEAMSPIVLEGKTDPTGGQAMINYGVLAGIVMGLLSAMLWQRFYRTKLPDFLGFFNGRRLVPILTAVTGLVVGVGMAFLYPAFNSALTWVGETVAENTVLGGGIYGAANRLLIPTGLHHILNSTVWFLVGDYNDASGQLVRGDLNRFFAGDPTAGTFMTGFFPIMMFALPAAAFAIYRNARPSQKKLVGGIMLSTGLTAFVTGITEPLEFSFMFVAWPLFVVHALLTGTSHALVNALGIHDGFTFSAGAIDYVLNFGKATDAWMLIPIGLGYAVIYYVLFSFVIKKWNLRTPGREAETDVEVGAPDVAATEAAAAQTATGDTRTDAPLVAEVETKLDKKLEGE comes from the coding sequence ATGACTGCCGTTACCGACAGCCCCAAAAAAGAATCGAAGGTGTTCGCGGGTTTGCAGCGCCTCGGTCGCAGCCTCATGCTGCCGATCGCGGTCCTCCCCGCGGCGGGCATCCTGCTCCGCGTCGGCCAGGACGACCTCCTCGGCCGATTCTCCGCACTGGAGAGCACCGCCGCGGTCATCTCGGCCGCCGGACAGGCCGTGTTCACCTGGCTGCCGCTGATCTTCGCCGTCGGTATCGCGATCGGCTGGGCCAAGAAGGCCGACGGCTCGACGGCACTGGCCGCGGTGGTCGGCTACATGGTGATCAACGGCGTGTTCGAGGCGATGTCGCCGATCGTGCTCGAGGGCAAGACCGATCCCACCGGCGGCCAGGCGATGATCAACTACGGCGTGCTCGCCGGCATCGTGATGGGGCTGCTCTCGGCGATGCTGTGGCAGCGGTTCTACCGCACGAAACTGCCCGACTTCCTCGGCTTCTTCAACGGCAGGCGGCTGGTACCGATTCTGACCGCGGTCACCGGCCTGGTCGTCGGTGTCGGGATGGCGTTCCTCTACCCGGCGTTCAACTCCGCGCTCACCTGGGTGGGCGAGACGGTCGCCGAGAACACCGTCCTCGGCGGCGGCATCTACGGCGCGGCCAACCGCCTGCTCATCCCCACCGGCCTGCACCACATCCTGAACTCCACCGTCTGGTTCCTCGTCGGCGACTACAACGACGCCTCCGGCCAGCTCGTGCGCGGCGACCTCAACCGGTTCTTCGCCGGTGACCCGACCGCGGGCACCTTCATGACCGGCTTCTTCCCGATCATGATGTTCGCACTGCCCGCCGCCGCCTTCGCCATCTACCGCAACGCCCGCCCGTCGCAGAAGAAGCTGGTCGGCGGCATCATGCTCTCCACCGGTCTGACCGCGTTCGTCACCGGTATCACCGAGCCGCTCGAGTTCTCGTTCATGTTCGTGGCGTGGCCGCTGTTCGTCGTGCACGCACTGCTCACCGGTACCTCACACGCCTTGGTCAACGCCCTCGGCATCCATGACGGATTCACGTTCTCCGCGGGTGCGATCGACTATGTGCTCAACTTCGGCAAGGCGACCGACGCGTGGATGCTGATCCCGATCGGCCTCGGGTACGCGGTGATCTACTACGTGCTGTTCAGCTTCGTGATCAAGAAGTGGAATCTGCGCACGCCCGGTCGTGAGGCCGAAACCGATGTCGAGGTCGGCGCGCCGGATGTCGCCGCGACCGAAGCCGCGGCCGCGCAGACCGCGACCGGTGATACTCGAACCGACGCGCCACTGGTCGCCGAAGTCGAAACGAAGTTGGACAAGAAACTGGAAGGTGAGTGA
- a CDS encoding glucose PTS transporter subunit EIIB translates to MSKAEAIVKGLGGAENIVEIEACITRLRTEVKDGDKVDEAALKAAGAHGVLQAGSVVQVVVGPEADTLAEDIEDIL, encoded by the coding sequence ATGTCCAAAGCGGAAGCGATCGTCAAGGGCCTTGGTGGCGCGGAGAACATCGTCGAGATCGAGGCCTGCATCACCCGGTTGCGCACCGAGGTGAAGGACGGCGACAAGGTCGACGAGGCCGCGCTCAAGGCGGCGGGCGCGCACGGCGTTCTCCAGGCGGGCTCGGTCGTGCAGGTCGTCGTCGGCCCCGAAGCCGACACCCTCGCCGAGGACATCGAGGACATCCTGTGA
- a CDS encoding PTS sugar transporter subunit IIA, with the protein MSVPVLAPLPGKVVALAEVPDPVFAGQLVGSGVAVDPDRTRGPLVVTAPIAGKIVKLHPHAFVILGHGVGVLVHLGIDTVKLKGEGFELLAAEGDEVVAGAPVVTFDPTRIDTTGYSPICPIVVMDSAKDSVTSDAIDTAVEPGALLFDSP; encoded by the coding sequence GTGAGTGTGCCGGTGCTCGCTCCGCTGCCCGGCAAGGTCGTCGCGCTGGCCGAGGTCCCCGACCCGGTCTTCGCCGGTCAGCTGGTCGGCTCCGGCGTCGCCGTCGACCCCGACCGCACCCGGGGGCCACTCGTGGTCACCGCGCCCATCGCGGGCAAGATCGTCAAACTGCATCCCCATGCCTTCGTGATCCTCGGCCACGGTGTCGGCGTCCTGGTCCATCTGGGGATCGACACGGTGAAGCTCAAAGGCGAGGGTTTCGAACTTCTCGCCGCCGAAGGCGACGAGGTGGTCGCGGGAGCCCCTGTCGTCACCTTCGATCCCACCCGGATCGACACCACCGGCTATTCGCCGATCTGCCCGATCGTGGTCATGGACTCGGCCAAGGACTCGGTCACCAGCGACGCGATCGACACCGCCGTGGAGCCCGGCGCCCTCCTGTTCGACTCGCCGTAA
- a CDS encoding methyltransferase domain-containing protein gives MTTVEQTGEEFAERLFGAALGAVDILAVYLGDRLGWYEALAAGPVDARELAERAGGDVRYAQEWLEQQAATGVLTVGADGRFALPAGPAEVLTDRHSLNYLAPLARMFAGAAVQMPALVRAYRDGGGVGWSDYGADLRESQSDMNRPWFEHRLAPAFAEVAEVDNALSRPGAKVADIGSGGGWSSIALARAYPELMVDGYDIDAPSVIMARENAAELGDRVRFQHADATALPEGAYDLAFAFECVHDMPYPVAVLSAMRKALRPGGAVIVMDEAVEPEFTGPAGEIDRLMYGFSLLVCLPDGMAHPDSAGTGTVMRAAKLGEYAEQAGFTSVRTLPIEDFGFWRFYLLAT, from the coding sequence GTGACGACAGTGGAGCAGACCGGTGAGGAGTTCGCCGAGCGATTGTTCGGCGCAGCGCTCGGCGCCGTCGACATCCTGGCGGTGTATCTCGGTGATCGGCTCGGCTGGTACGAGGCGTTGGCCGCCGGCCCGGTCGACGCGCGTGAGCTGGCCGAGCGGGCGGGCGGTGACGTGCGGTATGCCCAGGAGTGGCTGGAACAGCAGGCCGCGACCGGGGTGTTGACGGTCGGCGCCGACGGCAGATTCGCCCTCCCGGCGGGACCGGCGGAAGTGCTCACCGACCGGCACAGCCTCAACTACCTCGCGCCCCTGGCCCGGATGTTCGCCGGTGCGGCGGTGCAGATGCCCGCGCTTGTGCGCGCGTACCGTGACGGCGGCGGGGTCGGCTGGTCCGACTACGGCGCCGATCTGCGCGAATCCCAGTCGGACATGAACCGTCCCTGGTTCGAGCACCGCCTCGCTCCGGCTTTCGCCGAGGTCGCCGAGGTCGACAACGCGCTGTCACGCCCCGGTGCCAAGGTCGCCGATATCGGTTCCGGAGGCGGCTGGTCGTCGATCGCGCTGGCCCGCGCCTACCCCGAGCTGATGGTCGACGGCTACGACATCGACGCGCCCTCGGTCATCATGGCCCGCGAGAACGCCGCCGAGCTCGGCGACCGCGTCCGCTTCCAGCACGCCGATGCCACCGCACTCCCCGAAGGTGCCTACGACCTGGCCTTCGCCTTCGAATGCGTGCACGACATGCCGTATCCCGTCGCGGTGCTATCCGCGATGCGGAAAGCCTTGCGCCCCGGCGGCGCGGTGATCGTGATGGACGAAGCGGTGGAACCCGAGTTCACCGGACCGGCGGGCGAGATCGATCGGCTCATGTACGGATTCAGCCTGCTGGTCTGCCTGCCCGACGGTATGGCTCACCCCGATTCGGCGGGCACCGGCACAGTCATGCGCGCCGCCAAACTGGGCGAATACGCCGAGCAGGCCGGCTTCACCAGCGTGCGGACTCTTCCGATCGAGGACTTCGGCTTCTGGCGCTTCTACCTCCTGGCCACGTGA